From the genome of Vicia villosa cultivar HV-30 ecotype Madison, WI linkage group LG2, Vvil1.0, whole genome shotgun sequence, one region includes:
- the LOC131651093 gene encoding uncharacterized protein LOC131651093 translates to MYHVEDENLMDLDGDSDDETSSHDDIDGLLFETFKDVAEGVGVHEGLNEDAKFFYKLDDANQKLYPGCEKFSSLSFTFRIYLLKCLHGWSNASFTALLELLKEAMPDLNIPVSFNKTKSMIKDLGLHYKKIDACPNNCMLFWKDHGKDDSCHICGASRWIEYLEVANDLEEPIKAHKVPVKVLGHFPLIPRLKRLFMCSKTADTLRWNADHRSRDGKIRHSADAQAWKDFDAKHLDFARETRNIRLGLASDGFNPFRTMILSHSTWSVVLTIYNYPPNLCMKAENCLMSLLILGPKSPGNEIDVFLHPLIEELKILWDVDVETYDISKNKSFQMCASLMWIVNDFPAYAMLSGWSTKGKFACPACNHKTSSRYLKHSRKMCYMGHRVFLHSNHSWRSNSSSFDGKPEYRSAPSLLDSTMILKDLEKIPDVVGQKYQKKRPGPWKEKSIFWKLPYWKDNSLRHNGDVMHVEKNICDNIIGTLLEIKWKKKDHAKAHLDLQHMGIRKKLYLKATSDGKKTQIPKACFSLTKQEKSIFCNVLKTLKLPDGLASNISRYVQVNDGKNSEYKSHDAHIILHYLSQVAIRGIAPNQVVIPLLRLCSFFWCLFQKVIDVKTLDYLEVEIAKTLCQFERIFPPSFFDIMSDWADRFSFDGCIIWKDIWVI, encoded by the coding sequence ATGTATCACGTTGAAGATGAAAACCTTATGGATCTTGATGGTGATAGTGATGATGAAACTTCATCTCATGATGATATCGATGGCTTGTTATTTGAGACATTTAAAGATGTAGCCGAAGGAGTTGGAGTACATGAAGGGCTAAATGAAGATgcaaaatttttttataaacttgaTGATGCAAATCAAAAGTTATATCCTGGCTGTGAAAAGTTTTCCTCGTTATCATTCACTTTTCGAATTTATTTGTTGAAATGTCTCCATGGATGGAGCAATGCATCATTCACCGCTCTCTTAGAGTTGTTGAAAGAGGCTATGCCAGATTTGAACATCCCTGTCTCTTTCAATAAAACAAAATCTATGATAAAAGATTTGGGCTTACACTATAAAAAGATTGATGCATGTCCCAACAACTGCATGTTGTTTTGGAAAGATCATGGGAAAGATGATTCGTGTCATATTTGTGGAGCATCAAGGTGGATTGAATATCTTGAAGTTGCTAATGATCTTGAAGAACCAATAAAAGCTCACAAGGTTCCCGTTAAAGTTCTAGGACATTTTCCTTTAATTCCAAGATTGAAAAGACTTTTTATGTGCTCAAAGACAGCCGACACATTGAGGTGGAATGCAGACCATCGTTCAAGGGATGGGAAGATAAGGCATTCGGCTGATGCCCAAGCATGGAAAGACTTTGATGCAAAACATTTAGATTTCGCTCGTGAAACTCGTAACATAAGACTTGGGTTGGCAAGTGATGGGTTTAATCCATTTAGGACTATGATTCTTTCACATAGCACATGGTCTGTTGTATTAACAATATATAACTATCCGCCAAATTTATGCATGAAGGCTGAAAATTGTTTGATGTCGTTACTTATTCTTGGACCGAAGTCACCCGGAAATGAAATTGATGTGTTTTTGCATCCACTTATTGAGGAGCTTAAGATATTGTGGGATGTCGATGTAGAAACATatgatatttcaaaaaataaatcatttcaaatgtgTGCATCTCTTATGTGGATTGTGAATGACTTCCCTGCATATGCTATGTTATCCGGTTGGAGTACTAAAGGAAAGTTTGCTTGCCCTGCTTGTAATCATAAAACTTCTTCAAGATACTTAAAACATAGTCGAAAGATGTGTTATATGGGTCATCGAGTCTTTTTACATTCAAATCATAGTTGGAGATCAAATTCAAGTTCTTTTGATGGAAAGCCAGAATATAGGTCTGCACCCTCCTTGTTAGATTCAACAATGATTTTAAAAGACTTAGAAAAGATCCCTGACGTAGTGGGGCAGAAATATCAGAAAAAAAGGCCTGGTCCATGGAAGGAAAAATCTATCTTTTGGAAATTACCATATTGGAAGGATAATTCTTTGCGCCATAATGGAGATGTTATGCATGTAGAAAAGAACATTTGTGATAATATAATAGGGACTCTCTTAGAGATTAAATGGAAGAAAAAGGATCATGCAAAAGCTCATTTGGATCTACAACACATGGGGATTCGAAAAAAACTCTATTTGAAGGCAACGAGTGATGGTAAGAAAACTCAAATCCCGAAGGCATGTTTCTCCCTAACAAAGCAAGAGAAATCTATTTTTTGTAATGTTTTAAAGACATTAAAACTTCCTGATGGCCTTGCATCTAATATTTCTCGATATGTTCAAGTTAATGACGGAAAAAATTCAGAATACAAGAGTCATGATGCTCATATTATATTGCATTACTTGTCACAAGTAGCAATAAGAGGGATAGCCCCTAATCAAGTTGTTATTCCTTTGCTCAGGCTTTGTTCATTTTTTTGGTGTTTATTCCAGAAGGTTATAGATGTGAAAACTTTGGATTACTTGGAAGTAGAAATTGCTAAAACACTTTGCCAATTTGAGCGTATCTTCCCTCCAAGTTTCTTTGACATAATGTCCGATTGGGCGGACCGGTTCAGTTTCGATGGATGTATTATATGGAAAGATATTTGGGTGATTTAA